A window of the Planococcus citri chromosome 4, ihPlaCitr1.1, whole genome shotgun sequence genome harbors these coding sequences:
- the LOC135845501 gene encoding C-mannosyltransferase dpy-19 isoform X2: MWSMLCKDLLFGQRDDGFTYESCVGLGEPIFFYLQFAWYSAGFTAVFVFYFGLYLSKSAFGGFLSVLSFFYNHAECSRVQWAPPLRETFGYPLILFEMLVVSITMDKNSELNYFQSALLSSDEEEQSSHAMKSKKSSHKIYSFGLILHASILSITTALALMFWQFSQFVLFTQFCIISFLYVCNELPENFMILFTFSQWIGIFTACFCMQFNDMLVSSLFNCWTTATFMMFLAFRFANLPKFVKNMFAILMVPMVTFVLRHSIFTEDDSHIFSLLKSKLTDFENFHTLIYTCSAEYNFLPLSILLNLSYSGLIPLVVIVLANIFYFWIKTAKGNKFFGDIDVPVIYNLMQLGIFCVMAVFFMRLKLFSNPHLCIIASLFASKYMPSFIRRWNVIWVLIVVLCMSYQGIQNIKSERSSTGTFTYPPMEDLLNYIQNNTPPESVYAGPMTMISAILVAMQRPVVLHPHYEHVKIRNRTKDVYTIFSRKSENEVYEKLSALHVNYVIIDYMWCYSTSKMGCLLTETWDKEDIKNRKNPSFCSRVYENSTGLVNFEEVYQNDAFSLLKVKNPKVKQNTACVERDESSSLNKTKNKTATEIL; this comes from the exons ATGTGGTCAATGCTATGCAAAGATTTACTATTTGGCCAGAG AGATGATGGATTTACATACGAATCTTGTGTCGGATTGGGCgaacctatttttttctatctacaATTCGCATGGTATTCGGCTGGTTTTACTGcagtttttgtattttattttggattATATCTCAG CAAATCGGCGTTCGGAGGATTTCTTTCCGTGCtgtcatttttttataatcatGCAGAA tgCAGTCGAGTTCAGTGGGCTCCACCGTTGAGAGAAACGTTCGGATATCCattgattttatttgaaatgttAGTCGTTTCAATTACTATGGATAAGAATTCGGAacttaattattttcaatcagCTCTACTTTCCAGTGATGAA GAGGAACAATCTAGTCATgcgatgaaatcaaaaaaatctagtcataaaatttattctttcgGATTGATCTTACATGCATCAATATTGTCAATAACAACTGCGCTGGCATTAATGTTTTGGCAGTTTTCTCAATTCGTATTATTTACTCAATTCTGTATTATATCATTTTTATACGTGTGTAACGAGTTACCAGAAAATTTCATGATCCTTTTCACCTTCAGCCAAtgg attggAATATTCACTGCGTGTTTTTGCATGCAATTCAACGATATGTTGGTTTCATCTTTATTCAACTGTTGGACGACGGCTACTTTCATGATGTTCCTTGCGTTTAGGTTTGCAAACCTAcctaaatttgtgaaaaatatgtTCGCAATTTTAATGGTTCCGATGGTTACCTTTGTTTTGAGGCACAGTATTTTCACAGAAGATGAT aGCCATATTTTTAGTTTATTGAAATCGAAGCTcacagatttcgaaaatttccatacGCTGATTTACACGTGTAGCGcggaatataattttttgcctTTGAGCATTTTACTCAACCTTTCTTACTCAGGATTAATACCACTGGTTGTGATAGTATTGgcaaatatattttatttttggataaagaCTGCTAAAGGAAATAA gttttttggtgatattgaCGTCCCAGTGATTTATAATTTGAtgcaattaggtattttttgcgTGATGGCGGTTTTTTTCATGCGTCTAAAATTATTCAGCAATCCACACTTGTGTATTATTGCATCGTTGTTCGCATCCAAG tATATGCCGAGTTTTATTCGACGCTGGAATGTAATCTGGGTTTTGATCGTTGTACTATGCATGAGTTATCAAGGAATCCAGAATATAAAATCTGAACGAAGCAGTACTG GTACCTTCACTTACCCCCCAATGGAAGACTTGTTGAACTACATTCAAAATAACACACCTCCCGAAAGTGTATATGCAGGACCGATGACTATGATTTCAGCCATACTGGTAGCTATGCAAAGGCCAGTTGTATTACATCCTCATTACGAGCACGTCAAAATAAG AAATCGTACAAAAGATGTCTACACAATTTTCAGTCGTAAAAGTGAAAACGAAGTTTATGAAAAACTCTCTGCATTACACGTTAATTACGTAATTATCGATTACATGTGGTGTTACTCAACATCAAA AATGGGTTGCCTTTTAACCGAAACGTGGGATAAAGAAGatattaaaaatagaaaaaacccATCTTTTTGTAGCAGAGTTTACGAAAATTCTACAGGTCTAGTAAATTTCGAAGAAGTTTATCAAAATGACGCGTTTTCACttctaaaagtgaaaaatcccAAAGTGAAACAAAATACTGCATGTGTAGAACGAGATGAGTCATCATCACTCaacaaaactaaaaacaaaacaGCTACAGAGATATTATGA
- the LOC135845511 gene encoding uncharacterized protein LOC135845511 isoform X1, whose protein sequence is MVSESEFYKDYCRICGSSNGICIELFSNEGKDYLNQVQSLLNMQICKDDALPKNICHICVAFMTDFVKFRNHCEIVQTKLIDLAGNFCKEKAVSKSTNGNTIQSNGNKIVVKSSPSKKTHTADNSPISRKIQAPTDAMIVDLKDVPDSNDNPVTKREKTEIKTKPPSKDWSVEHIPGSNTTLYICNNCSEMLLAESATRSHQCQTSPKITHILPQNQLLPQETKHSEKKRKRILFEGDDD, encoded by the exons atggtATCCGAATCTGAATTTTACAAAGACTACTGTCGCATTTGCGGAAGTTCAAATGGTATCTGCATagaattgttttcaaatgaaGGAAAGGATTACTTGAACCAAGTACAAAGTCTTCTAAACATGCAG ATATGCAAAGATGATGCTCTACCGAAAAATATCTGCCATATATGCGTTGCTTTTATGAccgattttgtaaaatttcgaaatcattGTGAAATTGTGCAGACGAAGTTGATTGATTTAGCAGGAAACTTCTGCAAG GAGAAAGCAGTTTCAAAATCGACAAATGGCAACACCATTCAATCAAATGGAAATAAAATCGTCGTAAAATCCAGTCCTAGTAAAAAAACGCATACTGCTGACAATAGTCCAATTAGTAGAAAAATTCAGGCACCAACAGATGCGATGATCGTGGATTTGAAGGATGTTCCGGATTCAAATGATAATCCAGTTACAAAgagggaaaaaactgaaattaaaacaaaaccACC TAGCAAAGATTGGTCTGTGGAACACATCCCTGGTAGCAACACAACGCTGTACATTTGTAATAATTGCTCTGAAATGTTGTTAGCTGAGTCAGCAACGCGATCTCATCAGTGTCAGACTTCTCCCAAAATTACGCATATTTTACCACAAAACCAATT GTTACCTCAAGAAACTAAACATagtgaaaagaaaagaaaacgtaTATTGTTTGAAGGAGACGATGACTGA
- the LOC135845501 gene encoding C-mannosyltransferase dpy-19 isoform X1, with protein MAQLKRRKFSKSTKQESRSVSTPKDPAHRTSFNIYLPSEKIIRIGVLLSVLGIIIFSIGTYYVQTIHDNERSFSDLSDLEREISFRSEMGFYYYFFKSFISSRSCSAGFRKFLREPFIEYPDVVNAMQRFTIWPEFFIGLLYKILNAYDLLSYECFSFKRDDGFTYESCVGLGEPIFFYLQFAWYSAGFTAVFVFYFGLYLSKSAFGGFLSVLSFFYNHAECSRVQWAPPLRETFGYPLILFEMLVVSITMDKNSELNYFQSALLSSDEEEQSSHAMKSKKSSHKIYSFGLILHASILSITTALALMFWQFSQFVLFTQFCIISFLYVCNELPENFMILFTFSQWIGIFTACFCMQFNDMLVSSLFNCWTTATFMMFLAFRFANLPKFVKNMFAILMVPMVTFVLRHSIFTEDDSHIFSLLKSKLTDFENFHTLIYTCSAEYNFLPLSILLNLSYSGLIPLVVIVLANIFYFWIKTAKGNKFFGDIDVPVIYNLMQLGIFCVMAVFFMRLKLFSNPHLCIIASLFASKYMPSFIRRWNVIWVLIVVLCMSYQGIQNIKSERSSTGTFTYPPMEDLLNYIQNNTPPESVYAGPMTMISAILVAMQRPVVLHPHYEHVKIRNRTKDVYTIFSRKSENEVYEKLSALHVNYVIIDYMWCYSTSKMGCLLTETWDKEDIKNRKNPSFCSRVYENSTGLVNFEEVYQNDAFSLLKVKNPKVKQNTACVERDESSSLNKTKNKTATEIL; from the exons atggctcaATTAAAGAGAcggaaattttctaaaagtacgAAGCAGGAAAGTCGTAGTGTATCAACACCTAAGGATCCAGCTCATCGGACaagtttcaatatttatttaccatctgagaaaataatacGAATAGGAGTTTTGTTATCTGTCTTGG gtattattatttttagtaTCGGTACATATTATGTTCAAACTATTCACGACAATGAACGATCTTTTTCCGATTTGAGTGACTTGGAAAGGGAAATAAGTTTTAGATCAGAAATG ggattttattattatttttttaaaagcttcatCAGCTCAAGATCGTGTTCTGCTGGTTTTCGAAAGTTTCTTCGTGAACCTTTCATCGAATATCCGGATGTGGTCAATGCTATGCAAAGATTTACTATTTGGCCAGAG ttttttattgGATTACtgtataaaatattaaatgCCTACGATTTACTTTCTTACGAATGTTTCTCATTTAAAAGAGATGATGGATTTACATACGAATCTTGTGTCGGATTGGGCgaacctatttttttctatctacaATTCGCATGGTATTCGGCTGGTTTTACTGcagtttttgtattttattttggattATATCTCAG CAAATCGGCGTTCGGAGGATTTCTTTCCGTGCtgtcatttttttataatcatGCAGAA tgCAGTCGAGTTCAGTGGGCTCCACCGTTGAGAGAAACGTTCGGATATCCattgattttatttgaaatgttAGTCGTTTCAATTACTATGGATAAGAATTCGGAacttaattattttcaatcagCTCTACTTTCCAGTGATGAA GAGGAACAATCTAGTCATgcgatgaaatcaaaaaaatctagtcataaaatttattctttcgGATTGATCTTACATGCATCAATATTGTCAATAACAACTGCGCTGGCATTAATGTTTTGGCAGTTTTCTCAATTCGTATTATTTACTCAATTCTGTATTATATCATTTTTATACGTGTGTAACGAGTTACCAGAAAATTTCATGATCCTTTTCACCTTCAGCCAAtgg attggAATATTCACTGCGTGTTTTTGCATGCAATTCAACGATATGTTGGTTTCATCTTTATTCAACTGTTGGACGACGGCTACTTTCATGATGTTCCTTGCGTTTAGGTTTGCAAACCTAcctaaatttgtgaaaaatatgtTCGCAATTTTAATGGTTCCGATGGTTACCTTTGTTTTGAGGCACAGTATTTTCACAGAAGATGAT aGCCATATTTTTAGTTTATTGAAATCGAAGCTcacagatttcgaaaatttccatacGCTGATTTACACGTGTAGCGcggaatataattttttgcctTTGAGCATTTTACTCAACCTTTCTTACTCAGGATTAATACCACTGGTTGTGATAGTATTGgcaaatatattttatttttggataaagaCTGCTAAAGGAAATAA gttttttggtgatattgaCGTCCCAGTGATTTATAATTTGAtgcaattaggtattttttgcgTGATGGCGGTTTTTTTCATGCGTCTAAAATTATTCAGCAATCCACACTTGTGTATTATTGCATCGTTGTTCGCATCCAAG tATATGCCGAGTTTTATTCGACGCTGGAATGTAATCTGGGTTTTGATCGTTGTACTATGCATGAGTTATCAAGGAATCCAGAATATAAAATCTGAACGAAGCAGTACTG GTACCTTCACTTACCCCCCAATGGAAGACTTGTTGAACTACATTCAAAATAACACACCTCCCGAAAGTGTATATGCAGGACCGATGACTATGATTTCAGCCATACTGGTAGCTATGCAAAGGCCAGTTGTATTACATCCTCATTACGAGCACGTCAAAATAAG AAATCGTACAAAAGATGTCTACACAATTTTCAGTCGTAAAAGTGAAAACGAAGTTTATGAAAAACTCTCTGCATTACACGTTAATTACGTAATTATCGATTACATGTGGTGTTACTCAACATCAAA AATGGGTTGCCTTTTAACCGAAACGTGGGATAAAGAAGatattaaaaatagaaaaaacccATCTTTTTGTAGCAGAGTTTACGAAAATTCTACAGGTCTAGTAAATTTCGAAGAAGTTTATCAAAATGACGCGTTTTCACttctaaaagtgaaaaatcccAAAGTGAAACAAAATACTGCATGTGTAGAACGAGATGAGTCATCATCACTCaacaaaactaaaaacaaaacaGCTACAGAGATATTATGA
- the Nmt gene encoding glycylpeptide N-tetradecanoyltransferase 1, which produces MDPESEKNEIHNSASEAKNDENKSAKNENQKDEGKKGKRNKVTSEGAGDNNQTEAVDGVDINCLSVQDLKRAMEVFSLAQRPARTHEEALQKSYQFWNTQPVPKMGEEITVNGPIEPDKPIESIRQEPYSLPDGFNWDTIDVNDAAVLKELYTLLNENYVEDEDAMFRFDYPPDFLKWALQPPGWTKDWHVGVRVSKSNRLVGFISAIPATLSIYKEKQRVVEINFLCVHKKLRSKRVAPVLIREITRRVHQKGIYQAVYTAGVILPKPVGECRYWHRSLNPKKLIEVKFSHLSRNMTMQRTLRLFKLPDKPEIPGFRKLVIEDVPKAHKLLEEYLSKFDLTPIFSEEEFRHWFIPRPGIIDTYVVVNGDEITDMASFYTLPSTVMHHPVHRSIKAAYSYYNVANKTKLVDLMRNALIAARNDGFDVFNALNLMENKAFLEELKFGIGDGNLQYYLYNWRCPKIPPEKIGLVLQ; this is translated from the exons ATGGATCCAGAATCTGAGAAGaatgaaattcataattcagCTTCAGAAGCGAAGAATGATGAGAACAAATCTGCGAAGAATGAAAACCAAAAAGATGAAGG gaaaaaaggCAAACGGAACAAAGTAACGAGTGAAGGAGCTGGAGATAACAATCAAACAGAGGCAGTGGATGGAGTTGACATCAATTGCCTTTCAGTTCAA GACTTGAAACGAGCAATGGAGGTATTTTCACTAGCTCAAAGACCAGCTAGAACCCACGAAGAAGCCTTACAAAAGTCGTATCAGTTTTGGAACACTCAACCCGTACCGAAAATGGGTG AAGAAATAACTGTGAATGGCCCTATTGAACCAGACAAGCCGATTGAATCTATCAGACAAGAACCGTACTCTTTGCCTGATGGATTTAATTGGGATACAATAGATGTAAATGATGCTGCGGTTTTGAAAGAGTTATATACgttgttgaatgaaaattatgtcGAAGATGAGGACGCCATGTTTCGTTTTGATTACCCTCCTGATTTTCTCAAGTG GGCTTTACAGCCTCCTGGATGGACTAAAGACTGGCACGTTGGTGTACGTGTATCAAAAAGCAATCGTTTAGTAGGCTTTATTAGCGCGATACCGGCCACTTTGTCAATTTATAAAGA GAAGCAGCGTGttgtagaaattaattttctgtgcGTGCATAAGAAGTTACGTAGTAAACGAGTAGCTCCTGTGTTGATTCGTGAGATAACCAGAAGGGTTCATCAAAAGGGTATTTATCAGGCTGTTTATACGGCTGGCGTAATTTTGCCGAAGCCAGTTGGAGAATGCAG GTACTGGCATCGTTCACTGAACCCTAAGAAATTAATCGAGGTAAAGTTTTCTCATTTGAGCCGAAATATGACGATGCAAAGAACATTAAGATTATTCAAGTTACCAGATAAACCAGAAATACCTGGATTTCGTAAACTAGTCATTGAAGATGTACCAAAAGCTCATAAATTATTAGAAGAG TATTTGAGTAAGTTTGATCTAACACCTATTTTTTCGGAAGAAGAATTCAGACATTGGTTTATTCCTCGGCCTGGGATCATAGATACGTATGTTGTGGTGAACGGCGACGAAATTACTG ATATGGCGAGTTTTTATACATTGCCATCAACTGTGATGCATCACCCGGTGCATCGTTCCATAAAGGCTGCGTATTCGTACTATAATGTTGCGAATAAGACGAAATTAGTAGATTTAATGAGAAATGCACTGATTGCTGCCcgaaat GATGGATTTGATGTGTTCAACGCTTTAAATCTAATGGAAAACAAGGCCTTTTTAGAAGAGCTTAAATTTGGTATTGGTGATGGAAACTTGCAATATTATTTGTACAATTGGAGGTGTCCGAAAATCCCTCCAGAAAAA attGGATTGGTTCTTCAATGA
- the LOC135845511 gene encoding uncharacterized protein LOC135845511 isoform X2, producing MVSESEFYKDYCRICGSSNGICIELFSNEGKDYLNQVQSLLNMQICKDDALPKNICHICVAFMTDFVKFRNHCEIVQTKLIDLAGNFCKEKAVSKSTNGNTIQSNGNKIVVKSSPSKKTHTADNSPISRKIQAPTDAMIVDLKDVPDSNDNPVTKREKTEIKTKPPKDWSVEHIPGSNTTLYICNNCSEMLLAESATRSHQCQTSPKITHILPQNQLLPQETKHSEKKRKRILFEGDDD from the exons atggtATCCGAATCTGAATTTTACAAAGACTACTGTCGCATTTGCGGAAGTTCAAATGGTATCTGCATagaattgttttcaaatgaaGGAAAGGATTACTTGAACCAAGTACAAAGTCTTCTAAACATGCAG ATATGCAAAGATGATGCTCTACCGAAAAATATCTGCCATATATGCGTTGCTTTTATGAccgattttgtaaaatttcgaaatcattGTGAAATTGTGCAGACGAAGTTGATTGATTTAGCAGGAAACTTCTGCAAG GAGAAAGCAGTTTCAAAATCGACAAATGGCAACACCATTCAATCAAATGGAAATAAAATCGTCGTAAAATCCAGTCCTAGTAAAAAAACGCATACTGCTGACAATAGTCCAATTAGTAGAAAAATTCAGGCACCAACAGATGCGATGATCGTGGATTTGAAGGATGTTCCGGATTCAAATGATAATCCAGTTACAAAgagggaaaaaactgaaattaaaacaaaaccACC CAAAGATTGGTCTGTGGAACACATCCCTGGTAGCAACACAACGCTGTACATTTGTAATAATTGCTCTGAAATGTTGTTAGCTGAGTCAGCAACGCGATCTCATCAGTGTCAGACTTCTCCCAAAATTACGCATATTTTACCACAAAACCAATT GTTACCTCAAGAAACTAAACATagtgaaaagaaaagaaaacgtaTATTGTTTGAAGGAGACGATGACTGA